A segment of the Bacteriovorax sp. PP10 genome:
CACTTGAATTTTTTCCAGGATTGAATTCTTTAAAAGTACTTTCAATATTATTGAGCCATCCAAATAATCTAAAGGCGATATTCTCATTCGTTATTTTAGAACAAGCTTCTGGAAGTTTTCTTACGAGCTCATAAAATCCATTTTCGATGTCTGCGAATTTCTGCATACATTCGATCACTGGACGAGCGTCATAGTCATCCCCGTCAGCAACTTTAGGATTGTACACAACAGAGAACTTATATTTTTCAGTTTTTGATTTAGTAATATATTCATCAGAACGTAAGTATTTTAATTCTGCGACAGCATTAGAATTGATATTACTTCCATTTGAAATAACTTCTAACACTTTTAGAATCTGATCACGGCCAAAGAACTTCTGGAAATCCAGTAGTGTTTCTTTTCCGGCCATTTGATAAAAGAAATCTTGGAGTGAAAGATAAGACATCTCTTCTTTAGTTTCAGTTCCCATCCAGCTATCTTTGAAAATAGGCTGAACGTCTTTTAAGTCATCGAGAAATTTTGTATAGAAGTCAAAAAGAAGAACAAACTGTGTATCTCCTTCAAAATGCCTATCGACAAAGTTAAACACAAAATTCTTTTCTGTAGAATTAAAGAAACTCCAGAAATCTGCCACACCTTTAAACTTACTGTCGTTTTCTTCTTTTAAGTTTTCTTTTAAAAACTCACCAATATTTATATAAGCTTCTGGTTGAAGATTTTCTACAACATCATAAATGACTGGATAGAACTCTCTCGTGTGTTTAACAATCTGTTCATTAACGATATTTGCATTTGAAAAGATATCGCTGGCAATCAGATCAAAAAGATAAAGGTTTTCTGCAAATGATTTATCCAGATCCCCTTTCGCTGTCGTATGAAGTGCCAAAAATCTCACAAGGTCAAAAAACTTTTTTTCTCCCAGAAAGCTGGAAAGATTCGACATCATTTTTACGAAGTTAGTATTGTATCTATTTGTCACCATCTCGCGACACACTTCAGATGACATTTTCAGACCGACAACTATTGAAGACGAGTAATCATAATAAGTTTTATAATCACTAGTTTTTAGAACTGTGACATAATCACGAAGATGAGTTTTAAAATCAAATGTGATTAATTCGTTCGGATCCTGGGCATCTTTAATTGAGCAATTGAAGTTATCATCGTAGGCCATCTTCAGACCTTTCACTTCACCAACAAATACTGGATTCGTAAGGACGGGGTATTCAACCAGGTCTCTGAATTTTTCACGAGTCATTTTTACATCATGAAACCATGCATAGATCCATGGCACTTCACCTTTGGCGTCCCCTGTAAGAAGAATCTTTCCAAGGAATTCTCGGTCTTCTTTACTTAAACCGGCCTGAACTTTTTTAGCAACAGCATCTACAAGTTTCAAACGGACATTGATGTAGACAGGGTCACTTTTAAATTTATTAATTTCCGCACGTAATTTTTCTTCATTAGGACCGATAGCAACATTTAATCCTTTAACGAACATAGAGGCCTGGCCGATTGAATCGGGAGTTATGTCGATAAGTTTTACGATGTTTTTAAGTGAAGTTCTCGAGGGAATATTAAGTCTATCAACGCAAATTTTATCAGAAGAGTTCTCTACGCATTTAAACATTGCCCTTACAGAATCAAAAAAATTGGTTTCGTTTAAGGCAACCAGGACACGGCTTAAATCATCTAAACCATTTTTTGCATCAAGATCTTTAATATTTTTAAAGACACGGTCTCTTCTCGAAAGGTTTTCTACAAACTCTTTATCGATTGGGCCCATTAAATGATCCCAAGAAGAACTTTGGATCCTTTTAATAGACTGGTACATGTAGGGAAATTCCAGGTCCCATTTCGTACACTTAAATAGCTTCAGCATATTTAAATGGAGAAGAACACCCTTGCTGAAATTAACTCCGGTACAAGCTTCTAGCCTGTCAATTTCCTGCTGGCTTTTAACTTCACCAGTATCAATTGAAGGCGCTTCCTGCTTTGAACATGAAAACGTAAACAAAACAATTGTCAGCACTAGAAGAGATTGAATTTTTTTAGTGCTAAATTTCAATTATTATTCCTAACGTCTAAGCCCTTCAGTCATAAAGCGTGATGCTTTTCCTGTATTCACTTCATATTTTGTAAAGCGAATCGCCGTATTCGTTTCATTCTTCACTTTCTTTTCTTTTTCTTTTCCATTCGCTGGAATCGTCGCTTCACTTAAATTTTTAACTGTTACTTTCGATGGGAAACCCATTCCACCCACAGTTAAGTACTCAATCGAGTTTGTAACCGTATTTGTTGCAATACCTTGCTTACTAACAGAGACAACTTTATCCATAACCAGCTTGTTATTACTCCATGCTTTTGGAGTCTGGAAGAATTCAGTCTTAACTGACGAAGCAGCTGCCTTTGTCTGTAGTGTTTTTAAACGTCCATTATTATCAAATACCAAGTCAACTTCAGGAACGGCAAGTGTATATGAGTCATCAATTGCTTTGATTAGTTTCCCATCAGCAATCGGCTCAGCTTTAAGTGTGTAAGCTTTAAATTTTTCAGAGAACTTTTCTGGAATAATGAATTCAAGTTTACCTTTGATTAACGCACTTAAGTCGTCGCGAACTTCCTGGAATCCTTTTGGAAGACCCATGACTTCAACTTTATATTGCGCTGGAGACAACCAGTAAATTTTAAAATAAACATCAACCAATTTTCCAAAAGTTTGAGTCTTATTTAAAATCTCAGTTAAGTTATCAATGCGAGCTTCGAATACTAAATCCGTTAGGCCACTTTTTTGTGGATCATAACTTCTGATCTCATATTGCTCGATGACTTCATTTTTTGTTTCTGCCCAAGCCCCTACAGAACCAAGCAGTGTAGTGATTGAAAGTATTGATAATAAGAAAGTTTTCATGTGTTTTTAACCCCTAAATATAATATCTATTCTATAGAGTGCGGGCGTTACCTGCAATCATGGCTGCCCTATGGTAATTATTTCTTTCCAGTTTATATAATTGCATCTCAGATATCTTGGTTTTTTAATAAGGACCTTTCCCTGTGCGCCTTTTAAACCCTTTACGTTCTTTAGTTGACTATAAATCACAGGTATTTCTGTTATCTCTAGTTGTGAGTAATCTCTAAGCATTGAAGCAATGGCCGACAAATCCTCTCCACTAAGAGTACTAATATCATCATTTTTTATCAAACAATGAGCGCCCGGATAGTTTTCAATGTGAAACCAATAATGATCTTTGGCCGATTGAGACCTTAGCCAATCATTACTTTCAGCATCCAGTGCAATCGTTCCAGTAAACTTTTTGAGCTGAAAGTTTTTTACATTGTGATCACTGTTAGCTGATGATCGACCAACGGCCGATGTTTTCCAAAGAGGTGCTATCGCCTTCTCTTTAGTCACTTCGTATTCAAACTCACCTTGTTTTACTTTTGATAACTCTTCATCCGTTTCTTGAAGCCTGCTCTTTAAAATCTCTTCGGCCTTCTTAAGCTTTTTTATTTTTCCAAAAACCACATCGCGCTTTTGCCATTGATTAAGGTGTGAGCTGAATTTTACTTTATGTCCGTGAATCACTGTTTGATGTTCACCAAACTCGACTTCAGTCTCTTCTGATAAAAGATCATCTTCCATCAAGTGCCATTTCTGAACATCACCTAAATCACTTGTAATATTATTGAGTTTTTTCTGAAGAAACTTTTCTTTCTTTTTTTGAACAGGCTTTCCGCTCATTTTCTTTTGTTCATCTTCAAAATAACTTTCTAAAGTCCACGAACTCGCCCTTGTTGTTTCAGGAAGACTTTTTTTACCTAACAATGAATCAACAAGTTGGCCGATATCTTTCCCGCTTGATGTCTCACCATTCCAGCTAGTATAAATTTCTTCCTTGCACTGTCTGACGAAAAACAACTGACGATCTTTGTAACCAAAAGAAAAGGAATTATCTGTATGCTCATTTTTAAAATGAAAGAGAGTAAGAAAATGATTGTCATCCACTTCCATTTTCCCCAGGCGCGCTCCGACCAGATACTTTCTCGTATAATCTAAAAGACGATCCTGAATTCTCAAATATGACGGCGGAAATTTATTGGAAAGAAAAAAACCTTCGTACTGATTTCCTCTACCAATGTATAAAACAACATTCTGACCAGGAAATCTCAACCCAAGAACCAAAAAATGAGGCGTTGTATACGCTTTTTGAATTGGATAAAATTCATTTTTTGAGAAGAGAGTGTTATATTCGTCTCTAGTTATTAATAATTGTTGGTGAGTTTGTATCATGGCCCTTAATCTTCTAAACGGTAATTCTGAAGCTCTCGAGCTCCTCGATTGGTCACTGTTGGTTTCTGATATCTCCAGCTTATCACATTTTGACCTGACTAAAGTAAAATTTAATTCATCTCCAAGAGCGAGAAGCATCTCTGTTATTCAACAGGATTTAGATTTACTGGAAAGCTATTTAAAAGATTACGATGATTATAGTCTGTCTTTCAATTCTAAACTTCGTATGCTGCCAGCAGATGAATCGGCATTCAAACTAATCCGCGATATTTCTAAAGGTAAATTCTTTGAAGCAAAAGAACTTCACTTCTTTGCCCAGATCGCTGAATGCTACCAAGAAAGTTTGTCTATGTTCCGTTCGTTAGTTTTTGCCAAAGACTATTCTTTCGAGGCCAATACATTAAGCAAAATTAAAAGAAACTTTGTTAATCCACTAAGAGACTTCGTTGACTACAACGGAAACGTTTCTTATGAGAGACACCCGGTTCTCAAACGTTTATACGCAGAAGTTTTGGCACTAGAAAACGACCTGAGAATCTCCATTCAAAAAGTCTCTAAAACTGATTTATATTCTAATAAACTTCAACTTGATAGTTACGATATTATTAACGACCGCTATGTTCTGGCCGTGCGTTCTGATTCTTACAATTCTGAATTAGGGCCTATCGTCAGCAGATCACAAAGTGGTATGACTTTATTTGTTGAACCATATGATGTGAGAGAAAAAGGAAATAAGAGAATCCATCTTCTTTCTGAAATTGAATCAACTATTTTAAAACTTACGATCGAATTAAGTAAGACTGTTCACCTTTATACCAATGAATTTGTACTCATGAGCGAATGGGCCCTTGAGCTTGACTGGCTTAATACCAAGGCCACTTACACTCAAAAGCTTGGACTTTCTAAGCCAAAACTAAACGAAAGATTCTATTTTGAAATTAACGGTATCTATCACCCACTTTTAACTAATCCGATCAAAAACAATATCGAGTTGGATTCAAGTCATAAGGGTCTGATTATTTCCGGGCCAAATACCGGTGGTAAAACTGTTGTTTTAAAATCATTAACTCTCTCTATTTTATTAGTTCATATCGGATTGTATGTTCCGGCCATTAATGCTGACATTCACCCTGTAGAAGACCTCTTTTACTTCAGTCATGACCATCAAAATCTTGCTGAAGGATTGAGCTCTTTTGCTTCTGAATCTAAGTATTATCTGGAACTATTAAAGTCCCTGGGCCCATTAAATCTCATTATCATCGACGAGATTTTTAACTCAACATCTTCTGAAGAAGCCTCAGCTCTTGCGATCGCTTTTTTAGATGAAGTTCACCAAAGATCAAAATCAAAAGTTGTTTTATCAACCCATCACCAGGTCCTAAAAACATTTATGCACTCTCGTGGTGATTATGTTTCTGCCCACGTGGGTTACGATTTTGATTTAAATCGTCCGACTTATAAATTAATTCTGGGGGAACCTGGAAGCTCACTTGCTTTTAAAATCTTTGATAACCTTTCTGAAAAATTTGGAATTCAAACAGATATTAGCAGCAGGGCCCGTGAGTTATTAGATAAAAAACAAGTGACCTACGAAACTCTCCTTCAAGAGCTTTCACAAAAGAAAATTGACCAGGATAAACTTCTGGCCTCTAACCGCTTATTAAACACTGAGCTAAGAAATCAAAAAGCTGCGATGGAAGGAACTCTCTTCCTCGAGCGAGAAAAGATCCTAAACGAATACACCAGAAAAATTAAAGGACTTTTTGATCAAGCAGAAAGACTTTTAGCTGACGTTAAAAGTGGTAAAACGGCTAACAAACGCGGTCTAAATAACGAGATCGCCGGCATCCAGTCTTCGCTTATTAAAGAAAAACCAGAACGTAAAAACAAAGAAGACCCGGAAAATATCTACGCTCACTTTCGCCATATCAACATTGAAGACATTCAAATTGGTGGAACAGTATTCTCTCTTACTGTGAGAAAAAATGTTAAAGTTCAAAACGTAAATTTGAGAAAAAAAGAAGTACAAATCCAAAACGGCGCCCTGTCAGTTTGGGTATCACCTGACACTCTTAGATACCCTTCTGGAGCAAAACCCCCCGCACCGAAGGTCAGTATCAACATCCAAAAAACAGTTCGCGGAGATATCGAAGTCGATTGCCGTGGAATGCGCTTAGAGGAATTCCAAAAAATTGCTGAAGACTCAATTGATGAAGTTATCACAGGAGAAATCCCATTTGTGACTATCATTCATGGACATGGCGATGGAGTTTTAAAGAATTGGCTGCGAAGTTATCTGAAGAAGGAGCATCGCGACCTTCGATGGGAAAACATCGAAGGCAATGATGGTTGTACGAAAATTTTTACTTAGTTAATCGGAGTTCCGATTCTCCATGGACGGAACTTCGCTGGATTTTCCCCGAAAGGGAAAATCAGTGAGAACCATACGAACATTGCTCTACCCTTAATCTGTTCGTGTTTTACGAATCCCCAGTAACGAGCATCGTAAGAGAAGTCACGGTTGTCACCCATTACGAAGTAGCTATTAGCTGGAACTGTAATCTTATCAAAGTCTACTTTGTAATAGTTGTCGTTATCTTGTTGGATAACATGTTCAACATCACCAGTTTTAACTTTATAGAACTTTAGATTGTAACCTTTAAACTTATCATCCATGTCATCCATGATCTTCTTGCCATCAAATTCATGAGGCTCAAGAGCTTTATCATTAACGAAGACAACTTTGTTTCTGATTTCAATTGTGTCACCCGGAAGACCGATTACACGCTTGATGTAGTTAACAGAAAGATCTTTTGGATATTTGAAAACGATAACGTCACCTCTTTTAGGTCCGTCTCTTTTTACAACATATATAGGATCGTAGCTCTTATCCCCGATCACAACGTCTGTGAAAGGAACTTTGAAACCGTATGCGAATTTATTTACCAGAATAAAGTCACCAATCATAAGAGTGGGAATCATTGACCCTGAAGGAATTCTAAATGGTTCGAAAAAAACTGACCTGAAAGTTAAGACTGCAATAATGATTAGTGCAATTGATTTAACTTCTTTAATTAGCTTTTGCTTCTTTGTCGTATCCTCTTCAACGCTTTTCATTAGTTCAGCGTGAGGATCTTGCTCACTAGATTGTGGTGTTTGATTTTCGCTCATTTCGTTTACCTATCTCTCTTTTAGTACTTTTTTTTCTTTGTTGGATGCTTTCTTTTTTTGATCTACTACTGGCTACGCTCCTTTTGTACTTCCTGACTTTACGTCGGGACTGTGCCATGCGAGGCATCTTAACCATAGTGATCGGAACTGGACGAATCTCATTGTAATAATACTCAATAATGTTTTTAGCAAGCATTGTCGATTTTACGTGCCATCTTTTAACGTTAACGTTCATGACACTGATCGAAATACCTTTTCCACGCTCATGGTCGCGAGGGATTGCATAAGCTGAGAACCAGTCTCTCTTACCAAAAGGTGTCCCACCCGTAATACTTCCCGTTTTTCCACCGATCTCTAACGCGTTCTTGTAACCAGTGTTCATTTTACCGAAAGACTTTCTAGCTGTTCCACCATCGATGGTCATCGCCATCATCTCTTGCATTTCTTTTGTTGTTTCAGGGGCCAGTACGCGTCTTTCAATCGCTGTGTTTTCCCAAAGTGTTTCACCACTTGCTACATCTGAAATCTTCGCAATAACCTTTGGGTTTTTCATAATCCCGTTGTTAGCAACGATAGAGGCCATCATCGCCGCGTGAATTGGCGAGATAACGGTTTCATCATTGTAGCCTGAAGCAAATTCAGCTAAACGGTAATCGTCACCAGCTGGTGCAATTCCGATATGTGATTTCATGAAAGGTAATTCTTGAACAAATGATTGGTTGAAACCGAAGTTCTCTGCCATCTTCACAAGCTTTTCACCATTCATGTATTTGATGGCAGCTTTACCGAAGATTACATTGTTTGATTTTGCAAAAGCAGTTTCAAAATCCTGTGATTTATCCCAACGATTATTTTTTGATTCGTCTAATTGGTATTTGAAGAGAGTTGTACTTCTTCCACGGAATTCAAATTCAGTACTACGAGCAATTTTTGCGTTTTGAATGAGCTCAGCTGCCGTAATCATTTTGATTAATGAAGCAGATGGGTGAGTGCTGTTTAAAACTAAACTGTCATCGACACTACCAGTTCTACCTTCCACACCAACTGCAGCTAAGACTTCACCTGTTTCGTTATCAATAACGGCAACTGTTGCATAATCTGAGCGGTATGACTTAAGAAGCTTCGTGATATACGCATCAAGCTTAGGATCGAATGCATATTCGATACTGGCCTTCTTCTTATTTACATCAATTGTTTGCGGCCAAGTGGTCGCTGACCTGTATGATCTATCAATCGAAGATTTCAGATCATCAGACATTTGAGGAGTGTTGCTAGGGTCATTGACCTCAGCAGCGTTGAGTTTTTGGTTAAACTTACCTTGGAAAATGTTAATCGCACTTCCGCCAACGAATACGCTTAGGCAGGTAACGATCAAGATTAAGGCAAACTTACTGTTTTTCTTTTTTTTAAACGAATCCATGTTTAAAACCATCTTGGTTGCAGGTGAGGTTCTATTATGGCCTAAAATTCTTCCCAATGACAAAATATTCTTTAGAAACTGAACGAGTAGATTGAGGTCTCAGGTAATGAAACTCAGAGAAGTGCTTCTTTTGTTCTTTTAAAAACACCTGGGCGTCGTTACTTTCAAAAACTTTCACCACGACATTTCCACCTGGTTTTAAAAATTTAGGTAGTAAAAAGAATACCATCTCTACTAAATTTAATGATCTAGCCTGATCAACCGACTGAATACCTGTGGTATTTGGTGCCATATCTGACAATACCACATCGAATTGCTCGCTTACTCCAAGCTCTTCCATTGATTGAATTTCCAGAACATCTTTTTGATAAACGCGGACATTTTTTAGATTGGATAACTTAGTATTTATGTCTCTTACATCGGCACCAATTACCATACCGTTGACACCGACCTTTTGTGATGTGTACTGAATCCACGATCCAGGGTGATATCCAAGGTCGATTACCTGATCATCTTTTTTGAGAATTTTAAATCTCTCATCGATTTCTTCAAGCTTATAAACAGAGCGAGCTAGAAAGTTTTCTTTCTTAGCTTTGTGAAAAAAATGGTCTTTTACTTTGAAATTCATTTTATTACTCGAGAAGCAAAACTACTTTAGGATTATCTTGTGAGGCGTCCGAGATTGCTTGAATCAAGGCGTCCATGTAATCAGCACCAAGTTTGCTTTTTAGGATGCTGAGATATTTAATTTTAATAACCGTTTGGTTCGAAAGATCAGTGCTAAGTGTATCGTAAAGCGAATCAAGATTCTTTCCATATGAACTTGAGAAGTTTAACTGTTTCGCCAGCATAGTGTGCACATGCTCTTGTGACTTCACTTCTTTTCCGTTGATTAAAACAGATCCAGAGGCCAGCACTTGAAAAGACATAAGCATCGATACCGCGGCCACTACTGCAGTTTTCATATATTATTCCCCAAGAATAAACAATTCAATTTGCTGCTTTTTGCGCTTAATTCGAGCGAAAGTCAACGAAACTCCAAGGCAGATGTATTTTTTACGCGGCCAAAATACTAGCGTCTGAACGCATTTTTAGAGTGTTGATCTGATACTTTTTCGCCTTTTGAATCAGAGTTGTTTTACTCATACCAAGTCTCCTGGCCGTATCGTTTACCCGACCGCCGTTTTTCTCTAAAATCGCCTTCAAGTACATTCTCTCAAACAACTCCAGACTCTGATTGAAGTCCATGGGAAAACCCTCAATAAAGTCCTTTTCCTGAGCTTTAGGAAGGATTTCTGCGGTTGGAGCATTTTGTGGAAAATCAGAGAGCTTAATCTGGCGCTCTTCACTCATAACGACTGCATACTCAAGTGTGTTTTTTAATTCTCTGAAATTCCCCTTCCACGGATTCTTTAAAAGGAAGTTTTGGGCCTCTTCAGAGAAATATAAATGTGGTCTTTGATAAGTTGTTTTTAGTTTAGTTAACAGATCCTGGATTGACTGTGACAAGAGTTCCGAATTCTCACGCAATGGAGGAAGTTCCAGTTTGAAAACAGCTACACGATAATACAAATCCTCGCGAAACAATCCTTGATCTACCAGACTTTTTAAATTCTTGTTCGTGGCCATGATGATTCTTCCACAAAAGTCTTGTGACTGAGTTGAACCAAGTGGGGTGAATTTTTTTTCTTCAAGAAGATAGAGAAGTTTTTTCTGAGCATCTAGAGAAAGCTCTCCGATTTCATCTAAAAATAATGTTCCATTACCAACATCACGAAGATAACCATTTTTAGCATCGATAGCTCCCGTAAATGCACCTCTTTTAAAACCGTAGAGTTCACTCTCCAACAAATCTTCTTTCAAACTCGCCAGATGGGCCGTGATAAATTTTTCTTTATAAATTCTCGATGATTCAAAAACCTTCTTCGCTAAAAAAGATTTTCCTGTTCCCGTTTCACCGGTAATGAGAAGTGGTGCAGATAGATTGATGAATTTTTGTAAGAGTCTCTGATTCATATGACTTCCCCCTATGAGTTTGAACCACTCATACAACCAGGGTTGGTTTAATGAACCAGATAAAAGACGCTTTAAATCTTATTTTTCACTTTTGAATTTTTGCCCACACTTCGTGAGCAGTATCTTCCGG
Coding sequences within it:
- a CDS encoding penicillin-binding transpeptidase domain-containing protein — translated: MDSFKKKKNSKFALILIVTCLSVFVGGSAINIFQGKFNQKLNAAEVNDPSNTPQMSDDLKSSIDRSYRSATTWPQTIDVNKKKASIEYAFDPKLDAYITKLLKSYRSDYATVAVIDNETGEVLAAVGVEGRTGSVDDSLVLNSTHPSASLIKMITAAELIQNAKIARSTEFEFRGRSTTLFKYQLDESKNNRWDKSQDFETAFAKSNNVIFGKAAIKYMNGEKLVKMAENFGFNQSFVQELPFMKSHIGIAPAGDDYRLAEFASGYNDETVISPIHAAMMASIVANNGIMKNPKVIAKISDVASGETLWENTAIERRVLAPETTKEMQEMMAMTIDGGTARKSFGKMNTGYKNALEIGGKTGSITGGTPFGKRDWFSAYAIPRDHERGKGISISVMNVNVKRWHVKSTMLAKNIIEYYYNEIRPVPITMVKMPRMAQSRRKVRKYKRSVASSRSKKESIQQRKKSTKREIGKRNERKSNTTI
- a CDS encoding sigma 54-interacting transcriptional regulator, translating into MNQRLLQKFINLSAPLLITGETGTGKSFLAKKVFESSRIYKEKFITAHLASLKEDLLESELYGFKRGAFTGAIDAKNGYLRDVGNGTLFLDEIGELSLDAQKKLLYLLEEKKFTPLGSTQSQDFCGRIIMATNKNLKSLVDQGLFREDLYYRVAVFKLELPPLRENSELLSQSIQDLLTKLKTTYQRPHLYFSEEAQNFLLKNPWKGNFRELKNTLEYAVVMSEERQIKLSDFPQNAPTAEILPKAQEKDFIEGFPMDFNQSLELFERMYLKAILEKNGGRVNDTARRLGMSKTTLIQKAKKYQINTLKMRSDASILAA
- a CDS encoding barstar family protein; translation: MKTAVVAAVSMLMSFQVLASGSVLINGKEVKSQEHVHTMLAKQLNFSSSYGKNLDSLYDTLSTDLSNQTVIKIKYLSILKSKLGADYMDALIQAISDASQDNPKVVLLLE
- a CDS encoding RlmE family RNA methyltransferase → MNFKVKDHFFHKAKKENFLARSVYKLEEIDERFKILKKDDQVIDLGYHPGSWIQYTSQKVGVNGMVIGADVRDINTKLSNLKNVRVYQKDVLEIQSMEELGVSEQFDVVLSDMAPNTTGIQSVDQARSLNLVEMVFFLLPKFLKPGGNVVVKVFESNDAQVFLKEQKKHFSEFHYLRPQSTRSVSKEYFVIGKNFRP
- a CDS encoding endonuclease MutS2; translation: MALNLLNGNSEALELLDWSLLVSDISSLSHFDLTKVKFNSSPRARSISVIQQDLDLLESYLKDYDDYSLSFNSKLRMLPADESAFKLIRDISKGKFFEAKELHFFAQIAECYQESLSMFRSLVFAKDYSFEANTLSKIKRNFVNPLRDFVDYNGNVSYERHPVLKRLYAEVLALENDLRISIQKVSKTDLYSNKLQLDSYDIINDRYVLAVRSDSYNSELGPIVSRSQSGMTLFVEPYDVREKGNKRIHLLSEIESTILKLTIELSKTVHLYTNEFVLMSEWALELDWLNTKATYTQKLGLSKPKLNERFYFEINGIYHPLLTNPIKNNIELDSSHKGLIISGPNTGGKTVVLKSLTLSILLVHIGLYVPAINADIHPVEDLFYFSHDHQNLAEGLSSFASESKYYLELLKSLGPLNLIIIDEIFNSTSSEEASALAIAFLDEVHQRSKSKVVLSTHHQVLKTFMHSRGDYVSAHVGYDFDLNRPTYKLILGEPGSSLAFKIFDNLSEKFGIQTDISSRARELLDKKQVTYETLLQELSQKKIDQDKLLASNRLLNTELRNQKAAMEGTLFLEREKILNEYTRKIKGLFDQAERLLADVKSGKTANKRGLNNEIAGIQSSLIKEKPERKNKEDPENIYAHFRHINIEDIQIGGTVFSLTVRKNVKVQNVNLRKKEVQIQNGALSVWVSPDTLRYPSGAKPPAPKVSINIQKTVRGDIEVDCRGMRLEEFQKIAEDSIDEVITGEIPFVTIIHGHGDGVLKNWLRSYLKKEHRDLRWENIEGNDGCTKIFT
- the lepB gene encoding signal peptidase I: MSENQTPQSSEQDPHAELMKSVEEDTTKKQKLIKEVKSIALIIIAVLTFRSVFFEPFRIPSGSMIPTLMIGDFILVNKFAYGFKVPFTDVVIGDKSYDPIYVVKRDGPKRGDVIVFKYPKDLSVNYIKRVIGLPGDTIEIRNKVVFVNDKALEPHEFDGKKIMDDMDDKFKGYNLKFYKVKTGDVEHVIQQDNDNYYKVDFDKITVPANSYFVMGDNRDFSYDARYWGFVKHEQIKGRAMFVWFSLIFPFGENPAKFRPWRIGTPIN